A genome region from Hevea brasiliensis isolate MT/VB/25A 57/8 chromosome 9, ASM3005281v1, whole genome shotgun sequence includes the following:
- the LOC110647662 gene encoding MYB-like transcription factor EOBI, whose translation MVAMMGWGVVPEQGWRKGPWTPEEDKLLSEYVKLHGEGRWSSVARCTGLNRSGKSCRLRWVNYLRPGLKRGQITPQEEGIIIELHALWGNKWSTIARYLPGRTDNEIKNYWRTHFKKRERSSNQKQEKRKAQILDKKLQLQQQQEQQQQQQMGDDQEMKGVNNTVDGKIHEAQEKQEMAFMYPTMEDQCLPVMYQDVASWEDFMVDDGILWGGLWNLDDQIDHISTKQNQATAYSFGGGSTNTYTSTTAGGYIF comes from the exons ATGGTAGCAATGATGGGTTGGGGAGTTGTTCCTGAGCAAGGGTGGAGGAAAGGTCCTTGGACTCCTGAAGAGGATAAGTTGCTTAGTGAATATGTCAAATTGCATGGAGAAGGAAGATGGAGTTCTGTGGCTAGGTGCACAG GTTTGAATAGGAGTGGCAAGAGCTGTAGGCTGAGGTGGGTGAATTACCTCAGGCCTGGCCTTAAGAGAGGCCAAATAACACCTCAAGAGGAAGGCATCATCATTGAGCTGCATGCTCTCTGGGGCAACAA GTGGTCAACTATTGCTAGATACTTGCCTGGGAGAACAGACAATGAGATAAAGAATTATTGGAGAACCCATTTCAAGAAAAGAGAAAGATCATCTAATCAGAAACAAGAAAAGCGAAAAGCTCAAATTCTTGATAAAAAATTGCAGCTACAGCAACAACaagagcagcagcagcagcagcaaatGGGTGATGATCAAGAAATGAAAGGGGTCAACAATACAGTTGATGGAAAAATTCACGAGGCCCAAGAAAAGCAAGAGATGGCTTTCATGTACCCCACTATGGAAGATCAATGCTTGCCTGTGATGTATCAAGATGTTGCATCTTGGGAAGATTTTATGGTGGATGATGGAATACTCTGGGGTGGCTTGTGGAACCTAGATGATCAGATTGATCATATTAGTACCAAGCAAAATCAAGCAACAGCTTATTCTTTTGGAGGGGGTTCAACCAATACCTATACTTCTACTACTGCTGGAGGCTATATTTTCTAA